In a genomic window of Thermoplasmata archaeon:
- a CDS encoding helix-turn-helix domain-containing protein, which translates to MATFEEAAVALGNQSSEEFRRAADVLGKVGLTQYEARAYIALVARGVGDAASLATAAGIPRTSAYKVLESLAAKGYAQPTGGKPILFRPAPPLDVADQLKGAIQEVFEKLAHLHRVVAEHGEPQLVYLLSGHDKVLSKIGELLDQSNQTFILTTPQVAEVRDELGKKLQHAVKRGVRVTFVTSPLQRVPEGVEYVARENLLATEVLADGAHALLAAPGLEACGFTDNPILTAHLKQFLEVILEAAPARAAP; encoded by the coding sequence ATGGCGACGTTCGAGGAGGCGGCGGTCGCCCTCGGCAACCAGTCATCGGAGGAGTTCCGGCGCGCCGCCGACGTCCTCGGCAAGGTCGGGCTCACCCAGTACGAGGCCCGCGCCTACATCGCGCTGGTCGCGCGGGGCGTGGGGGACGCCGCGAGCCTCGCCACGGCTGCCGGAATCCCGCGGACGAGCGCCTACAAGGTCCTCGAGTCGCTCGCGGCGAAGGGCTACGCCCAGCCGACCGGCGGCAAACCGATCCTCTTCCGGCCGGCACCGCCGCTCGACGTGGCCGACCAGCTCAAGGGCGCCATCCAGGAGGTGTTCGAGAAGCTCGCCCACCTCCACCGCGTCGTTGCCGAGCACGGCGAGCCCCAGCTCGTCTACCTCCTGAGCGGCCACGACAAGGTCCTTTCGAAGATCGGCGAGCTCCTCGACCAGTCGAACCAGACGTTCATCCTCACGACGCCGCAGGTCGCCGAGGTCCGCGACGAGCTCGGCAAGAAGCTCCAGCACGCGGTCAAGCGCGGGGTCCGCGTGACGTTCGTCACGTCGCCGCTCCAGCGAGTGCCCGAGGGCGTCGAGTACGTCGCCCGGGAGAACCTGCTGGCCACCGAGGTCCTCGCCGACGGCGCCCACGCGCTCCTCGCCGCGCCCGGGCTCGAGGCCTGCGGGTTCACCGACAATCCGATCCTCACGGCGCACCTCAAGCAGTTCCTCGAGGTCATCCTCGAGGCGGCTCCCGCGCGCGCCGCGCCCTAG
- a CDS encoding methyltransferase domain-containing protein has product MAADARGGPRRPPIERVRERLRASEGEAVAAAVPRGYQRLGRVLLLRLPGTLRPHFAAIGRAWQAELGVEAVLSQVGPVSGELREPAVERIAGGSTETEVREHGARWRFDAARLMFAAGNRFERRRAAELVGPGEHVVDLFAGIGYFSIPIARAVPSARVLAVEKNPVAFRYLTENVARNGVAERVACVLGDNRRAALPAAAADRVFLGYLPDATPWLDRAIQLLRPAGGWVHVHTVVDARGAIDSAIARVAAATADLGAALPRRPVARAVKPYGPGRTHVVVDARLAPA; this is encoded by the coding sequence TTGGCGGCCGACGCGCGCGGCGGCCCGCGGCGGCCCCCGATCGAGCGGGTCCGCGAGCGGCTGCGGGCGAGCGAGGGAGAGGCGGTCGCCGCCGCCGTTCCCCGGGGCTACCAGCGGCTGGGACGCGTGCTGCTCCTCCGCCTTCCCGGGACCCTGCGACCGCACTTCGCCGCGATCGGGCGCGCCTGGCAGGCCGAGCTGGGCGTCGAAGCGGTCCTCAGCCAGGTCGGGCCGGTCTCGGGGGAGCTACGCGAACCGGCGGTCGAGCGGATCGCGGGCGGCTCGACCGAGACGGAGGTCCGGGAGCACGGGGCGCGCTGGCGCTTCGATGCGGCGCGCCTGATGTTCGCGGCCGGCAACCGGTTCGAGCGGCGGCGCGCGGCGGAGCTCGTTGGGCCGGGCGAGCACGTCGTCGACCTGTTCGCGGGCATCGGGTACTTCTCGATCCCGATCGCCCGGGCGGTCCCGAGCGCACGGGTCCTGGCCGTCGAGAAGAACCCGGTCGCCTTCCGCTACCTGACGGAGAACGTGGCGCGCAACGGGGTCGCCGAGCGCGTCGCGTGCGTCCTCGGCGACAACCGACGGGCCGCGCTGCCCGCCGCCGCGGCCGACCGGGTGTTCCTGGGCTACCTGCCCGACGCGACCCCGTGGCTCGACCGCGCGATCCAGCTCCTGCGTCCGGCCGGGGGATGGGTGCACGTGCACACCGTCGTCGACGCGCGCGGCGCGATCGACTCGGCGATCGCTCGGGTGGCGGCCGCGACCGCCGACCTCGGGGCCGCGCTCCCGCGCCGGCCCGTCGCGCGCGCGGTGAAGCCCTACGGTCCGGGGCGCACCCACGTGGTGGTCGACGCGCGGCTCGCGCCGGCCTAA
- a CDS encoding ubiquinone/menaquinone biosynthesis methyltransferase — MARPESPARSGPDGSPHPDPVDPSFERDVRRMFTHIAAGYQWFDHVASLGGDLLWRPRALWDLDRFRAPGRMERILDLGCGTGELTRLAARHFPGASVVGVDFTAAMLRVAVRLTPRAHRTRAVAYGRGTAQRLPFGDASFDLVTNAFLVRNLVDLPAAFGEMRRVLRPGGVLLSLEITEPPSPMFGSIFHAYFDHVVPWLGAAVDSAGPYRYLPESLRRLPPRVELVAALGRAGFSRVAAREQSMGIVTAFLAEAGRAAPSESH; from the coding sequence GTGGCGCGCCCCGAGTCGCCCGCCCGGAGCGGGCCGGACGGCTCGCCGCACCCCGACCCCGTCGACCCCAGTTTCGAGCGGGACGTGCGCCGCATGTTCACCCACATCGCCGCCGGCTACCAGTGGTTCGATCACGTCGCGTCGCTCGGCGGGGATCTGCTCTGGCGCCCCCGCGCGCTGTGGGACCTCGACCGATTCCGCGCCCCGGGCCGGATGGAGCGCATCCTCGACCTCGGCTGCGGCACCGGCGAGCTGACCCGGCTCGCGGCCCGCCACTTCCCCGGGGCGAGCGTGGTCGGGGTCGACTTCACGGCCGCGATGCTCCGCGTCGCCGTCCGCCTCACACCGCGCGCGCATCGGACCCGCGCCGTCGCCTACGGCCGCGGCACCGCGCAGCGTCTGCCCTTCGGCGACGCGTCGTTCGACCTCGTGACGAACGCCTTCCTCGTGCGCAACCTGGTCGATCTACCGGCGGCGTTCGGGGAGATGCGCCGGGTGCTGCGGCCGGGCGGGGTCCTGCTCTCGCTGGAGATCACCGAGCCCCCCTCGCCGATGTTCGGCTCGATCTTCCACGCCTACTTCGACCATGTCGTGCCCTGGCTCGGGGCCGCGGTCGACAGCGCGGGCCCGTACCGCTACCTGCCCGAGTCGCTCCGCCGGTTGCCGCCGCGCGTCGAACTCGTCGCCGCGCTCGGGCGGGCGGGGTTCTCCCGGGTCGCGGCCCGGGAGCAGTCGATGGGGATCGTCACCGCGTTCCTCGCGGAGGCGGGCCGCGCCGCACCCTCCGAAAGCCATTAA